In Pseudomonas campi, the sequence AGGATGCTGAAGGTGCGCGCCGGCATGCGGGTCAGGGCAATCATCTCCAGGCTGTAGGGCAGGGCCGAGGAGAGCAGGGCGACGCCCAGGGCGATGGGCAGCAGGTCTAGGGAAAACAGCGCACTGCCGTTCTGCCAGAGGCCGATAGGGAACACCAGCAGTGCCGCCACAATAGTGCCGAAGGCCACGGTCTGCGCGCCGTGGGCGGCTCCAGCCTTCTGCCCGAAGACGATGTACAGCGCCCAGCAGACCCCGGCGCCGAGGGCCAAGGCCATGCCCAGCGGGTCCAGATGGGCGCTGGATTGCTCGGTTGGCAGCAGCAGCCACAGACCGAACACCGCCAGGACGATCCACACGAAATCCAACAGCCGGCGCGAGGCAAACAACGCCAGGGCCAGCGGCCCGGTGAACTCCAGGGCGACGGCGATGCCGAGGGGAATGGTCTTCAGCGACATGTAGAACAGCAGGTTCATGCTGCCCAGCGACAAGCCATAGCCCAGCAGCGACGGCCAGGCG encodes:
- the rhtA gene encoding threonine/homoserine exporter RhtA, with product MPRSRAILLPIVLLLVAMVSIQSGASLAKGLFPLIGAEGTTALRLSLGALILCLVMRPWRTPVNFSAWPSLLGYGLSLGSMNLLFYMSLKTIPLGIAVALEFTGPLALALFASRRLLDFVWIVLAVFGLWLLLPTEQSSAHLDPLGMALALGAGVCWALYIVFGQKAGAAHGAQTVAFGTIVAALLVFPIGLWQNGSALFSLDLLPIALGVALLSSALPYSLEMIALTRMPARTFSILMSMEPAVAALIGLLVLSERLSGNQWLAIGAIILASVGAAATSKGKPMPPVEH